A region of Haloplanus sp. XH21 DNA encodes the following proteins:
- the eif1A gene encoding translation initiation factor eIF-1A, whose protein sequence is MSEETGRRNLRMPDDDELFAVVTEHNGGNHVRVRCEDGENRMGRIPGRMKYRTWINEGDVVLVEPWSWQDEKANIEWRYSGQDAEQLRREGHID, encoded by the coding sequence ATGAGCGAAGAGACTGGGCGCCGGAATCTCCGGATGCCCGACGACGACGAGCTGTTTGCGGTCGTGACCGAACACAACGGCGGGAACCACGTTCGCGTGCGGTGTGAGGACGGCGAGAACCGGATGGGACGCATCCCCGGCCGGATGAAATACCGAACCTGGATCAACGAGGGCGACGTGGTCCTCGTCGAACCGTGGTCGTGGCAAGACGAGAAGGCAAACATCGAATGGCGCTACTCCGGGCAGGACGCCGAGCAGCTGCGACGCGAAGGTCACATCGACTAG
- a CDS encoding alcohol dehydrogenase catalytic domain-containing protein, with product MRAAAFTELVGPDGVDIVERSRPDPGPTEAVVDVAACSINHHDLWILNGDSAMIDPADLPFVTGLDVAGVVSEVGAAVTGVDPGDRVLLCPIETCGSCRFCQEGPENLCESFSLYHGGLAEAACVEADRLITVPEAVDLTTAATLPTAYLTAYHMLRRADLDPGDLLFVPGATGGVGVAATQLAAIQGVRTIGTSSSPAKLDRLTDLGADHVIEGTDPEWLSDAVEDIGDPDAVINHLGGAYTGLGLDVMARGGRMVVCGRTAGPTSDIDIATLFREHHRIIGSTMGTQHDLERLVDLVAAGDLSPVIDRTYPLSETDDAFSAMAERDALGKLVVTVGDD from the coding sequence ATGCGCGCTGCAGCCTTCACCGAACTGGTCGGACCGGACGGCGTAGATATCGTTGAGCGGTCGCGCCCCGACCCCGGCCCGACCGAGGCCGTCGTCGACGTGGCCGCGTGTTCGATCAACCACCACGACCTCTGGATCCTGAACGGCGACTCGGCGATGATCGACCCCGCCGACCTCCCCTTCGTCACCGGTCTCGATGTCGCCGGCGTCGTCAGCGAAGTCGGCGCGGCCGTCACGGGCGTCGATCCCGGCGACCGCGTCCTGCTCTGTCCTATCGAGACCTGTGGCTCCTGTCGGTTCTGCCAGGAAGGCCCGGAGAACCTCTGTGAGTCGTTCTCGTTGTACCACGGTGGTCTCGCCGAAGCGGCCTGTGTCGAGGCCGACCGCCTCATCACCGTCCCCGAGGCGGTGGATCTGACCACCGCGGCGACGCTCCCCACGGCCTATCTGACCGCGTACCACATGCTCCGTCGGGCCGACCTCGACCCCGGCGACCTGCTGTTCGTGCCGGGCGCGACGGGCGGCGTCGGCGTGGCAGCCACGCAACTCGCGGCCATCCAAGGCGTCCGGACCATCGGTACCTCGTCGTCACCGGCGAAACTCGACCGGCTGACCGACCTCGGCGCCGACCACGTCATCGAGGGGACCGACCCCGAGTGGCTCAGCGACGCCGTCGAAGATATCGGGGACCCGGACGCCGTCATCAACCACCTCGGCGGCGCCTACACCGGCCTCGGCCTCGACGTCATGGCGCGCGGGGGACGGATGGTCGTCTGCGGACGCACCGCCGGCCCCACCTCGGACATCGACATCGCGACGCTGTTTCGGGAGCACCACCGCATCATCGGCAGCACGATGGGCACCCAACACGACCTGGAACGACTGGTCGATCTGGTGGCTGCCGGCGACCTCTCGCCGGTCATCGACCGGACGTACCCCCTCTCGGAGACGGACGATGCGTTCTCCGCGATGGCCGAGCGCGACGCCCTCGGGAAACTCGTGGTCACGGTCGGCGACGACTAA